A single region of the Granulicella aggregans genome encodes:
- a CDS encoding MFS transporter, with protein sequence MPTETFLELAKNPTRRNTLIAASLGWMLDSMDVMLFSLLIPAIEKDLKISAATAGGIMSLTLISAAVGGIFFGFVADRFGRTRALSASILVYCLATGLCAFTHSALELAACRVLLGLGMGGEWAAGAALVAETWPTSHRARALGLVQSAWAIGYALAAAITALIMPRFDSHLGWRAVFLIGMAPALVTLWIRRKVHEPTALKDLSPATNCVPHSSQHHRDEWVSPPHLAPTTSFKQLFQKPLLRPTLIITSMNAASLFAWWGLFSWVPAFLSLPVAQGGHGLNIVRTSTFTILMQAGTFLGYTLFGVLADRFPRKRVYIAYLLIAAALVPLYTLTGSAITVLLLGPLVGFFGTGFFSGFSVIAAEAFPTALRGRAMGMAYNLGRIASAAAPFTIGRLSQTHGIGPALVLTSAGFLLAAVIASGLRTN encoded by the coding sequence ATGCCCACCGAGACCTTCCTCGAACTAGCGAAGAATCCAACCCGCCGCAACACCCTCATCGCCGCTTCTCTCGGCTGGATGCTCGACAGCATGGACGTCATGCTCTTCTCGCTCCTCATCCCGGCAATCGAGAAAGACCTGAAAATATCAGCCGCCACCGCAGGCGGCATCATGTCGCTCACGCTTATCTCCGCCGCCGTCGGAGGCATCTTCTTCGGCTTCGTCGCCGACCGCTTCGGCCGGACGCGGGCGCTCTCCGCCAGCATCCTCGTCTACTGCCTCGCCACCGGCCTCTGCGCTTTCACCCACTCCGCCTTGGAACTCGCTGCATGCCGCGTCCTCCTCGGCCTCGGCATGGGTGGCGAGTGGGCCGCTGGAGCCGCCCTCGTCGCCGAGACCTGGCCCACCAGCCATCGCGCCCGAGCCCTCGGCCTCGTCCAAAGCGCCTGGGCGATAGGCTATGCGCTCGCCGCCGCCATCACCGCGCTCATCATGCCCCGGTTCGACTCCCACCTCGGTTGGCGCGCCGTCTTCCTCATCGGCATGGCTCCCGCTCTCGTCACACTCTGGATCCGTCGCAAAGTCCACGAACCCACAGCCCTGAAAGATCTCAGCCCAGCCACCAACTGTGTGCCCCATTCATCGCAGCACCATCGCGATGAGTGGGTCTCGCCGCCACACTTAGCCCCGACAACCTCCTTCAAACAACTCTTCCAGAAACCCCTCCTCCGCCCCACCCTCATCATCACCAGCATGAACGCCGCTTCCCTCTTCGCTTGGTGGGGGCTCTTCTCGTGGGTCCCGGCCTTCCTCTCGCTTCCCGTCGCTCAAGGAGGCCACGGCCTCAACATCGTCCGCACCTCCACCTTCACCATCCTCATGCAGGCTGGAACCTTCCTCGGCTACACGCTCTTCGGCGTTCTGGCAGACCGCTTCCCCCGCAAGCGCGTCTATATCGCCTACCTGCTCATAGCAGCCGCCTTGGTTCCCCTATACACGCTCACAGGCAGCGCAATAACAGTCCTTCTCCTCGGCCCGCTGGTAGGATTCTTCGGCACCGGCTTCTTCTCGGGCTTCTCGGTCATCGCCGCCGAGGCCTTCCCCACCGCCCTCCGTGGCCGAGCCATGGGCATGGCCTACAACCTGGGCCGCATCGCCAGCGCCGCAGCGCCCTTCACCATAGGCCGCCTCTCCCAAACCCACGGTATAGGCCCCGCATTGGTCCTCACCTCCGCCGGATTTCTACTCGCAGCAGTGATCGCATCGGGACTACGTACTAACTAG
- a CDS encoding M14 family zinc carboxypeptidase: protein MKPLLLVAALLSTSAFAQSTLNDTFARDPHQPIDDAYTAKIHEYTTDPHFTSHLVDYLPASKTVPTPEKVLGNIAGAPDMLPYAEDVYKYMRLLEASSPRVKVTTIGHSEEGREMIAVAVADEALLKTYKENEARLAKLADPRTIGLDDAKAKPLIDASYPVYYITGTIHSPETGAPTALMELAYRLAVDDSPYIKYIRSHMVVLITPVVEVDGRDRMVDLYRWHKAHPGQIYPRLPYWGHYVAHDNNRDAMGMTLNLTRNVLNAYIDNHAQVLHDLHESVPFLYDNTVGDGPYNAWIDPLLADEWADLAWNNVAQMQSFAMPGVFTHGDFDTWSPGYLMFLAGLHNGISRLYETFGNGGADTEKRILDPEEYSRTWYRQNPPQPVVTWSQRDNNNYEESALLSTISYFSHNTHHFLENYYLKSKRSVLKPTIEGPSAYILPASPEELNRQLQLLSVMQLQHVEISQLSEPVTVAVPVSKKSEKPSNKTEEKPEEKPEADTHNKTEEKTFPAGSYVIRLDQPYSRIADALLDKQYWAPDDPQKHPYDDTGWSFSQLFNVKSFRVVDPVILKSKMSSVTDLSAAAGNVTGTGTIYAIANTGQTSLLALLYAAKSAHVESTEKSFDSEGHSFPAGSLLISSTSDTDLSPILKKLSLNATKLADKPSVATHPVAAPRVAFMHTWLGTQTEGWWRLAFDKAGVPFSYINTQTVSAEEDLRGKYDVIVFAPVGRASAQQIIDGVPINSATNPMPWQKTDLTPNMGLLDSTADMRPGLGYTGLAHLKDFVAKGGLLITCEDTAQFAAETGLAPGVSIASTNDVRVTGTVLSSVFVSTSSPIAYGYGKTLPVMSANGMAFNVSNTYGRAGGRTLFDPYESRPTGRGGPDESDTVQGRVTVDPVILPKQQPWQPRPLNEEQMRNNPQLIPAAQRPEVILRFNDGKNLLLSGLLDKSGSIAERAIVIDAHLGTGNVLLFANNPVYRGETIGSYNLVFNAIMNFDHLNTPAK from the coding sequence ATGAAGCCTCTGCTCCTCGTCGCCGCACTCCTCAGCACCTCCGCCTTCGCTCAGAGCACCCTCAACGACACCTTCGCCCGCGACCCTCACCAGCCCATCGACGACGCCTACACCGCGAAGATCCACGAGTACACCACCGACCCGCACTTCACCTCGCACCTGGTCGACTACCTCCCCGCTTCGAAGACCGTGCCCACCCCGGAAAAAGTCCTCGGCAACATCGCCGGCGCGCCCGACATGCTCCCCTACGCCGAAGACGTCTACAAGTACATGCGCCTGCTTGAAGCCTCCAGCCCGCGCGTGAAGGTCACCACCATCGGCCACTCCGAAGAGGGCCGCGAGATGATCGCCGTTGCCGTAGCCGACGAAGCTCTGCTGAAGACCTACAAAGAAAACGAAGCCCGCCTGGCCAAGCTAGCCGACCCGCGCACCATCGGCCTTGACGACGCCAAAGCCAAGCCGCTCATCGACGCCTCCTACCCCGTCTACTACATCACCGGCACCATCCACTCGCCCGAGACCGGCGCGCCAACAGCGTTGATGGAACTCGCCTATCGCCTCGCCGTCGACGACTCCCCCTACATCAAGTACATCCGCTCCCACATGGTGGTCCTCATCACGCCCGTCGTCGAAGTCGATGGCCGCGACCGCATGGTCGATCTCTACAGGTGGCACAAGGCCCACCCCGGCCAGATCTACCCCCGCCTGCCTTATTGGGGACACTATGTGGCCCATGACAATAACCGCGACGCCATGGGTATGACGCTCAACCTCACGCGCAACGTCCTCAACGCCTACATCGACAACCACGCCCAGGTCCTGCACGACCTCCACGAGTCGGTTCCCTTCCTCTACGACAACACCGTAGGCGACGGCCCCTACAACGCCTGGATCGACCCCCTCCTCGCCGACGAGTGGGCCGACCTCGCCTGGAACAACGTCGCCCAGATGCAGTCCTTCGCCATGCCCGGCGTCTTTACCCACGGCGACTTCGACACCTGGAGCCCCGGCTACCTTATGTTCCTCGCCGGGTTACACAATGGCATCAGCCGCCTCTACGAGACCTTCGGCAACGGCGGCGCGGACACCGAAAAGCGCATCCTCGACCCCGAAGAATACAGCCGCACCTGGTACCGCCAGAACCCGCCCCAACCAGTCGTCACCTGGTCGCAGCGCGATAACAACAACTACGAAGAGTCCGCGCTCCTCTCGACCATCAGCTACTTCTCGCACAACACCCATCACTTCCTCGAGAACTACTACCTCAAGAGCAAGCGCAGCGTCCTCAAGCCCACCATCGAAGGCCCATCCGCCTACATCCTTCCTGCCTCGCCGGAAGAGCTCAATCGCCAGCTCCAGCTTCTCAGCGTCATGCAACTCCAGCACGTAGAGATCAGCCAACTCAGCGAGCCTGTCACCGTCGCCGTTCCTGTCTCGAAGAAGTCTGAAAAGCCCTCAAACAAGACCGAAGAGAAACCAGAAGAAAAGCCGGAAGCTGACACGCACAACAAGACCGAAGAAAAGACCTTCCCTGCCGGCAGCTACGTCATCCGCCTCGACCAGCCCTACTCCCGCATCGCCGACGCTCTACTGGACAAGCAGTACTGGGCACCCGACGACCCGCAGAAGCACCCTTACGATGACACCGGCTGGAGCTTCTCCCAGCTCTTCAACGTCAAGAGCTTCCGCGTCGTAGATCCCGTCATCCTCAAGTCGAAGATGTCCTCCGTCACCGACCTAAGCGCCGCCGCAGGAAATGTAACCGGCACCGGCACAATCTACGCCATCGCCAACACCGGCCAGACCAGCCTCCTGGCACTGCTCTACGCCGCCAAGTCCGCACACGTCGAAAGCACCGAAAAGTCCTTCGATTCCGAAGGCCACTCCTTCCCCGCAGGTTCACTTCTCATCTCTAGCACAAGCGACACCGACCTCTCCCCGATCCTCAAGAAGCTCTCGCTCAACGCCACAAAGCTCGCCGATAAACCCAGCGTCGCGACCCATCCCGTCGCCGCTCCTCGCGTGGCCTTCATGCACACCTGGCTCGGTACTCAGACCGAAGGCTGGTGGCGTCTCGCCTTCGACAAGGCCGGCGTCCCCTTCAGCTACATCAACACGCAAACCGTCTCCGCCGAAGAAGACCTCCGCGGCAAATACGACGTCATCGTCTTCGCCCCCGTAGGCCGCGCCTCCGCACAACAGATCATCGACGGCGTCCCCATCAACTCAGCCACCAACCCCATGCCATGGCAGAAGACCGACCTGACGCCCAACATGGGCCTGCTAGATTCCACCGCCGACATGCGCCCAGGCCTCGGCTACACCGGCCTCGCACACCTCAAGGACTTCGTCGCCAAGGGCGGCCTCCTCATCACCTGCGAAGACACCGCCCAATTCGCCGCCGAGACCGGCCTCGCCCCCGGCGTCAGCATCGCGTCGACGAACGACGTCCGCGTCACCGGCACCGTCCTCTCCAGCGTCTTCGTCTCCACCTCCAGCCCCATCGCCTATGGCTACGGAAAGACACTCCCGGTCATGAGCGCCAACGGCATGGCCTTCAACGTCAGCAACACCTACGGCCGCGCCGGTGGCCGCACACTCTTCGACCCCTACGAAAGCCGCCCCACCGGTCGCGGCGGCCCCGACGAGTCCGACACCGTGCAGGGCCGTGTCACGGTCGACCCCGTCATCCTGCCCAAGCAGCAGCCCTGGCAACCACGACCGCTCAACGAAGAGCAGATGCGCAACAACCCGCAGCTCATCCCTGCCGCCCAGCGCCCCGAGGTCATCCTCCGCTTCAACGACGGCAAGAATCTCCTGCTCTCCGGTCTGCTCGACAAATCAGGCTCCATCGCAGAACGGGCCATCGTCATCGACGCTCACCTTGGCACCGGGAACGTCCTTCTCTTTGCCAACAACCCCGTCTACCGTGGCGAAACCATCGGCAGCTACAACCTCGTCTTCAACGCCATCATGAACTTCGACCACCTCAACACACCAGCAAAGTAG
- a CDS encoding GGDEF domain-containing protein, translating into MQPGKESRPAAPLVVEALGKGTVPLSGPWQFHAGDDLAWASLTFDSSAWEQLSADQPWGRQGHAHLAGFAWYRIPVVFTPTAGVPQDISLLVSKIRDSYEVYWNGRLIGHNGRLLPRPLWYISQPMQTFSLGQVQKGVLAIRVWKAPLLSDDSGAQGGFDEAPLIGSPEAIATAKAAYEFQWLRSRQLHFGANLLSAAIAFLSFLLWLRSPRRWVLFWTAGFAIAQPAILLLVNAHLGLPYSVAMGVGQPLTAMQDISLWFLILWLLCLHENRAFCRMTRILSAIYIASSVLDGVLVAVSWNPQWTRLAQIFDAVLTILILPLEVFPLVLVGYALFKRKNFDPARWLVAILALLDEMLLVFSYAVKQGRQFTGWTIAEKIDSPLFFVDGNGISVSTIAGTLLLVAIVYAVYDNIREDQRRQGVLELEKMELQHESERMRHYAEHDGLTGLLNRRVIVERLGEEMIRSRRDGTPLSVILADVDHFKKVNDNFGHLAGDLILKEVGNIFSRTLRSYDCVGRYGGEEFLIILPNCELESALLRGEELRVAVQTARITDGETLLQVTSSFGVASLLPSHEDYETVLRAVDAALYRAKSEGRNCVVQAEMDTSVCNR; encoded by the coding sequence GTGCAGCCAGGTAAAGAGAGCAGGCCTGCCGCCCCTCTTGTGGTGGAGGCGCTTGGCAAGGGAACGGTTCCACTGAGTGGGCCGTGGCAGTTCCACGCTGGAGATGATTTGGCGTGGGCAAGTCTCACGTTCGACAGCTCTGCATGGGAGCAGCTTAGCGCGGACCAGCCCTGGGGCAGGCAGGGACATGCGCATCTTGCAGGCTTTGCCTGGTACCGGATTCCGGTTGTATTCACCCCGACCGCCGGCGTACCGCAGGATATCTCGCTTCTGGTTTCAAAGATCCGCGATTCGTACGAGGTCTATTGGAATGGCAGGCTGATCGGGCACAACGGCAGGCTGCTTCCACGCCCTCTCTGGTACATCTCGCAACCGATGCAGACGTTCTCGCTGGGGCAGGTGCAGAAGGGCGTGCTGGCGATCCGTGTGTGGAAGGCGCCTCTGCTTTCGGACGACTCCGGGGCGCAGGGCGGCTTCGATGAGGCTCCGTTGATTGGAAGCCCTGAAGCGATTGCAACCGCTAAGGCCGCGTATGAGTTTCAATGGCTGCGCAGCCGGCAACTTCACTTTGGCGCCAATCTTCTCTCCGCCGCGATTGCCTTTCTTAGCTTTCTGCTGTGGCTGCGATCTCCGCGCCGGTGGGTCTTGTTCTGGACGGCGGGCTTTGCGATTGCGCAGCCCGCGATTCTGCTGCTGGTGAATGCGCACCTGGGCTTGCCGTACTCGGTGGCCATGGGGGTCGGACAGCCGCTGACGGCCATGCAGGACATATCGCTCTGGTTTCTTATTCTCTGGCTGCTTTGTCTCCATGAGAACCGCGCGTTTTGCCGGATGACGCGGATACTGTCTGCTATTTACATCGCTAGCTCCGTATTGGATGGAGTGCTGGTTGCTGTGAGTTGGAATCCGCAGTGGACCCGGCTTGCGCAGATCTTCGACGCAGTGTTGACGATCCTCATTCTTCCGCTGGAAGTCTTTCCGCTGGTCCTGGTGGGGTATGCGCTCTTCAAGAGAAAGAACTTTGATCCTGCGCGGTGGCTGGTTGCCATCCTGGCGTTGCTGGATGAGATGTTGCTGGTCTTCAGCTACGCGGTAAAGCAGGGGCGCCAGTTCACCGGATGGACGATCGCGGAAAAGATCGACTCGCCGCTCTTCTTTGTTGATGGCAATGGCATTTCGGTCAGCACGATCGCCGGAACACTTCTGCTGGTCGCGATCGTTTACGCGGTCTATGACAACATTCGCGAGGACCAGCGCCGCCAGGGTGTGCTGGAGCTGGAGAAGATGGAGCTACAGCACGAGAGCGAACGGATGCGTCACTACGCCGAGCATGATGGTTTGACCGGTCTGTTGAATCGCCGCGTAATCGTCGAACGGCTGGGCGAAGAGATGATTCGCTCGCGTCGCGATGGGACACCGCTCAGCGTGATCCTTGCCGATGTGGACCACTTCAAGAAGGTCAACGACAACTTCGGCCACCTGGCGGGCGACCTGATCCTGAAAGAGGTCGGAAACATCTTCTCGCGCACCCTGCGTTCTTATGACTGCGTTGGAAGGTATGGTGGCGAAGAGTTTCTCATCATCCTGCCCAATTGCGAGCTGGAGAGCGCGCTTCTGCGCGGCGAAGAGCTGCGAGTGGCTGTACAGACGGCTCGCATTACGGACGGCGAGACGTTGCTGCAGGTGACCTCGAGCTTTGGCGTGGCGTCGCTGCTTCCGTCGCACGAGGATTACGAGACGGTGCTCCGAGCGGTTGATGCGGCGCTCTACCGGGCTAAGAGCGAGGGACGCAACTGTGTTGTCCAGGCTGAGATGGATACCTCGGTATGCAATCGCTAA
- a CDS encoding hydantoinase/oxoprolinase family protein: MRVAIDSGGTFTDCVYVEDRVLKVLKMFSTPERPGDAVLAAVVAAVGESGSVPEVRHGTTVGTNAMLERKGARVAYVATSGFEDVIAIGRQARPSLYDWMRSPLPCVVPKELRFGVNERVTAEGLVLRSPTDAELRELIEKIKASGAEAVAVSLLFGFANPVNERAVAEALKELGVPVSVSHEILPEFREYERGATVVVNAYLAPKMSGYLTALEVGLGERFPGASLGVMQSSGGIVPARLAAREPVRTVLSGPAGGVMGAWRVARAAGFSKIIGFDMGGTSTDVCLIDEAGPRTTNEAIVSELPVSVPMLDIHTVGAGGGSLARFDAGGVMHVGPESAGAVPGPICYGKGERATVTDANLVLGRLDAELFLGGAVRLDLERAREWMGRECEALGVEKYAAGIVRLAEAAMEKAIRMISVERGYDPREFTLVAFGGAGPLHACALAKALRIPRVLVPVMPGALSALGILMADVVRDYSRTVMSAISGDFDLQRLKLHFDSLEAKAAAEFREERLVGESERSVDLRYLGQGYELNVAAGEGMMQAFHALHKKRFGYADQARAVDAVTVRVRMTARSEAIDLPVSEVRDGDGSQAVVKSRPIFFDGEWLESNVYDRASLRAGDRFMGPALITEYSATTVMPRGCEAHIDKFGNVVIEVQP; this comes from the coding sequence ATGCGGGTTGCGATCGATAGCGGAGGGACGTTTACGGATTGCGTCTATGTAGAGGACAGAGTGCTGAAGGTGTTGAAGATGTTCTCGACGCCGGAACGGCCTGGGGATGCGGTGCTTGCGGCCGTGGTCGCTGCGGTGGGTGAGTCAGGTTCGGTGCCGGAGGTGCGGCATGGGACGACGGTGGGGACCAATGCGATGCTCGAGCGCAAAGGGGCCCGGGTGGCTTATGTGGCGACGTCGGGGTTCGAAGATGTGATCGCGATTGGGCGGCAGGCTCGGCCGAGCCTTTACGACTGGATGCGGTCGCCACTGCCTTGTGTCGTTCCGAAGGAACTGCGGTTCGGAGTGAACGAGCGGGTGACGGCGGAGGGCTTGGTGCTGCGGTCGCCGACCGATGCGGAGTTGCGGGAGTTGATAGAGAAGATCAAGGCGAGCGGCGCGGAGGCGGTCGCGGTGTCGCTGCTGTTCGGGTTTGCGAACCCGGTGAATGAGCGGGCAGTGGCTGAGGCGCTGAAGGAACTTGGCGTGCCGGTGTCGGTCTCGCATGAGATTCTGCCGGAGTTTCGCGAGTATGAGCGTGGCGCGACGGTGGTCGTGAATGCGTATCTCGCGCCGAAGATGAGCGGGTATCTGACGGCGCTTGAAGTGGGTCTGGGCGAGAGATTTCCCGGGGCTTCGCTCGGTGTGATGCAGTCTTCAGGAGGGATCGTGCCGGCTCGGCTGGCGGCGCGGGAGCCAGTGAGGACGGTACTCTCGGGGCCGGCAGGCGGGGTGATGGGAGCTTGGCGGGTGGCGCGGGCTGCGGGATTTTCAAAGATCATCGGGTTCGATATGGGTGGGACTTCCACCGATGTTTGTTTGATCGATGAAGCCGGGCCGAGGACGACGAACGAAGCGATCGTTTCCGAGCTGCCGGTGAGCGTGCCGATGCTCGATATTCATACGGTGGGCGCGGGCGGAGGGTCGCTGGCGCGGTTCGATGCGGGCGGGGTGATGCATGTGGGGCCGGAGTCTGCGGGTGCGGTGCCGGGGCCGATCTGTTACGGCAAGGGCGAGCGGGCTACGGTGACGGATGCGAATCTTGTGCTGGGGCGGCTCGATGCGGAGCTGTTCCTGGGCGGTGCCGTGAGGCTCGATCTGGAGCGGGCGCGGGAGTGGATGGGGCGGGAGTGTGAAGCACTTGGCGTAGAGAAGTATGCCGCAGGGATCGTTCGGCTGGCCGAGGCTGCTATGGAGAAAGCAATCCGCATGATCTCTGTCGAGCGTGGATACGACCCGCGAGAGTTTACGCTGGTGGCGTTCGGCGGGGCGGGGCCGCTCCATGCGTGCGCGCTTGCAAAGGCGTTGAGGATTCCAAGGGTGCTGGTGCCGGTGATGCCGGGAGCGCTGTCGGCGCTGGGGATTCTGATGGCGGACGTGGTGCGGGATTATTCGCGAACGGTGATGTCTGCGATATCGGGCGATTTTGATTTGCAACGATTGAAGTTACATTTTGATTCGCTTGAGGCGAAGGCTGCGGCGGAGTTCCGAGAGGAGCGATTAGTTGGCGAGAGTGAACGGTCCGTCGATCTGCGGTATTTGGGACAGGGATATGAGTTGAATGTGGCAGCGGGTGAGGGGATGATGCAGGCTTTTCATGCTCTGCATAAGAAACGATTTGGGTATGCGGATCAGGCGAGGGCGGTGGATGCGGTGACGGTCAGAGTGCGGATGACGGCTCGGAGTGAGGCGATCGATTTGCCTGTGAGCGAGGTGCGGGATGGAGATGGTTCGCAGGCGGTGGTGAAGTCGCGACCGATCTTCTTCGATGGTGAGTGGTTGGAGAGTAACGTGTACGACCGTGCTTCGCTCCGGGCAGGGGATCGCTTCATGGGGCCTGCGCTGATTACGGAGTACAGCGCGACGACCGTAATGCCGCGAGGATGCGAGGCGCATATAGATAAGTTCGGCAACGTCGTGATTGAGGTACAGCCATGA
- a CDS encoding DUF6632 domain-containing protein — protein sequence MPLKITLGITGTIFLLLAYPMILFIRQEPALSMMLSLYVTLGVFLLLAIRNPSAHRSLIAFTAWSSLAHAALMATQAMRDMIAHRELIGVAVLALIGIVLIALAPAKLSTPTP from the coding sequence ATGCCCCTCAAAATCACCCTCGGCATCACCGGCACAATCTTCCTTCTGCTCGCCTACCCGATGATCCTCTTCATCCGCCAGGAGCCAGCGCTCTCCATGATGCTGAGCCTTTACGTCACGCTCGGCGTCTTCCTTCTGCTTGCCATCCGCAATCCCTCCGCGCATCGTAGCCTCATAGCCTTCACCGCATGGTCCAGCCTCGCCCACGCTGCCCTGATGGCCACCCAGGCCATGCGCGACATGATCGCCCATCGCGAACTCATCGGCGTAGCCGTCCTTGCCCTTATCGGCATAGTCCTTATCGCCCTAGCCCCGGCCAAACTGTCTACCCCAACCCCATAA
- a CDS encoding hydantoinase B/oxoprolinase family protein codes for MIYNKIDPVELAVFKSATHSVAEEMGAVLRRTSFSPNIKERRDYSCAVFDGDGAVVAMGDHMPVHLGSMPMSVRAAIDAVAMGPGDVVVLNDPYAGGTHLPDLTMVLPVFVEGETAPMMYVAARAHHADVGGIYPGSMGLCREIYQEGLRIPPVRIVRGGEVVRDVMAIILSNVRTPMEREGDLMSQIGACRVGAERVGELIAKHGVARLRELMRGLLDYSEELMRAEIAKVPSGRYEAEDFLDSDGFEDEPIRIAVEVTFDAEARAVTVDFAGSSAQVRSSINAVYAITYSAVYYVFRCLLAEDAPATAGLMRPVKVIAPEGSIVNAMLPAPVAGGNVETSQRIVDVLLRALAQAMPKRIPAASSGTMNNLTIGGVDPRNGRSFAYYETIAGGMGARPGADGVSGIHTHMTNSLNTPVEALEYAYPLRVRRYGYRDGSGGAGEFCGGDGIVREIEMLGEAQVTLLADRRVFAPYGLKGGDAGSLGRSSLVSGDETKELPGKCSVAVKAGDVVRVESPGGGGWGSVG; via the coding sequence ATGATCTACAACAAGATCGATCCGGTCGAACTGGCGGTGTTCAAGAGCGCAACGCACTCGGTGGCCGAGGAGATGGGTGCGGTGCTGCGGCGTACTTCGTTCTCGCCGAATATCAAGGAGCGGCGGGACTACTCTTGCGCGGTCTTCGATGGTGATGGGGCCGTGGTGGCGATGGGCGACCATATGCCGGTGCATCTGGGGTCGATGCCGATGTCGGTGCGGGCAGCGATCGATGCGGTAGCGATGGGGCCGGGGGATGTGGTGGTGTTGAACGATCCCTATGCGGGAGGAACGCATCTTCCGGATCTGACGATGGTGCTGCCGGTGTTTGTTGAGGGCGAAACTGCGCCGATGATGTATGTTGCGGCGCGGGCACACCATGCGGATGTGGGCGGGATTTATCCGGGCTCGATGGGGCTTTGCCGGGAGATCTACCAGGAGGGTTTGCGGATTCCGCCGGTGCGGATTGTGCGAGGCGGCGAGGTGGTGCGTGATGTGATGGCGATCATCCTGTCCAACGTGCGGACGCCGATGGAACGCGAGGGCGATCTGATGAGTCAGATTGGGGCTTGCCGCGTCGGGGCCGAGCGGGTCGGCGAGTTGATCGCCAAGCATGGCGTAGCGCGGCTGCGGGAGTTGATGCGGGGGCTGCTCGATTACTCGGAAGAACTGATGCGGGCGGAGATCGCGAAGGTGCCGTCGGGGAGATATGAGGCGGAGGACTTTCTCGACAGCGATGGGTTTGAGGATGAGCCAATACGGATTGCGGTAGAAGTGACGTTCGATGCGGAGGCGCGGGCCGTGACGGTGGACTTTGCGGGATCGAGCGCGCAAGTTCGGAGCAGCATCAATGCGGTGTACGCGATCACGTACTCGGCGGTGTACTACGTCTTTCGGTGTCTGCTGGCTGAGGACGCGCCGGCGACAGCAGGGTTGATGCGGCCGGTGAAAGTGATTGCGCCCGAGGGATCGATAGTGAATGCGATGCTGCCGGCGCCGGTGGCAGGCGGGAACGTTGAGACTTCGCAGAGGATCGTCGATGTGTTGTTGCGGGCACTGGCGCAGGCGATGCCGAAGAGGATTCCTGCCGCTAGTTCGGGGACGATGAATAATCTGACGATTGGCGGAGTTGATCCGCGTAACGGACGGAGCTTTGCGTACTACGAGACGATTGCGGGAGGGATGGGAGCGCGGCCCGGAGCGGATGGGGTCTCGGGGATTCATACGCACATGACGAACTCGTTGAACACGCCGGTGGAGGCGCTGGAGTATGCGTATCCGCTGCGCGTGCGGCGGTATGGCTATCGGGACGGATCGGGCGGGGCGGGCGAGTTTTGCGGTGGCGATGGGATCGTGCGGGAGATCGAGATGCTGGGAGAGGCGCAGGTGACGCTGCTGGCGGACCGTCGCGTCTTCGCGCCGTATGGGCTGAAGGGCGGCGATGCGGGGTCGCTGGGAAGGTCTTCGCTGGTGTCTGGGGATGAGACTAAGGAGCTGCCGGGGAAGTGCTCAGTGGCGGTCAAGGCGGGAGACGTTGTGCGGGTGGAGTCGCCCGGTGGGGGTGGGTGGGGCTCGGTGGGGTGA